ATGGAGGGGAAGACAACTTGCTTTGGATAAGTTACTTGGCAGTCCTAAGAGAGTTATCGAATTATGCCTTCATATTTGTACATGATTGAACAAGTAAACAGAGGCTCGAAAACTGATTTGGTGACAGATTCAACAGGTAGATTTAAATATATGTTTCTAGCATACTGGACATGCATTGATGGATTTCGTAGAATGAGAAAAGTTATATCTGTTGATGGAacatttttaaaatgcaaatatAGAGGTTGTTTACTTGTTGCTACAGCCCAAGATGGTGACTTTCATCAATTTCCTATAGCATGGGCCATTGTTGACTCTGAGAATGATGATTCATGGACTTGGTTTATGCAGAAGTTGAAGGAGTTTATTAATGATGATCTTAACTTGGTAATCGTTTCTGACagacatatatattattaatgttGTTCGTACTGTATATGAGCATGCATCACATGTACATTGCTCGTGGCATCTTTCACAGAACCTTAAAAGAGTGTCTGGCGGAAAAGGTGGGATTGATTTGTTTATGAAAACAGCATAGGCATACAAAGTGTCTGAATTTGATGAGTTATACGGATGTTTGAAAGAGAGGTATCCTAACATTGCATCGTATCTTGAAATGCATTCATCTCCTGACAAATGGTCTAGAGCTTATTCCCCTGGTGCTAGATACAATATAATGACGACAAATGGGGTAGAGTCAATAAATGCAAAACTTAAGACTGAAAGAGAGATGCTTATTGTAGCATTGTTGGATGCAATTCATAAATTAACTTCAAAGTGGTTCAACATGCATCGAAATGCAGCAGGTTCAGCTACGAAGACACTTACTCCATCGACAGAGGCTATCTTGAGAGCTAATTTTACATTGTCACAACGGTTAAAAGCATCTCAACTCAATTCATTTGAGTATCACGTATACGATGATGGGAAGGATGAAGTTGTTAATTTATCTGATAGATCTTGTAGTTGTCGAGTGTTTCAAATTGATAAAATTCCATGCGCTCATGCAATTGCAGCAATTTATGGGGCAAAATTAGATTTGTATGACTTTTGCTCGCCCTACTACTCATCACAAATGTGGGCCCTCGCTTATGCTGATACCATATATTCGGTGCCCATTGCAAATGAATGGAACATTCCAGATCATTTTAAATACAATGTACTTCCCCCGGATGTCAAGGGGAAACGTGGTAGAGCACAAAAGGAAAGAATTCCTTCTATTGGGGGAGTTTGGTCGGAAGCGAAATAAAAAATGTGGTGTATGTCATGAATCTGGCCATTACCGAAAAAAATGCCCTAAGAGACAAACTGATGTGTAGACAAGttgtttaatattttgtttacgATGTTGTATTTGCATGTTGATTAGTTTTTGTCAAGTTTGTTGTTTGAACAAGTTGTGCATGCAGATtcaatgtggggacccgaacgctaatcaagttcttaatcatcattgggactaattattcaattataaaacagggtctaaatttttttttttaaaattgcggaacgtagtgacgtACAACAGATacacatctcagtatataaaatacaatacaagtcctgtactgcctgcattcaaactaaactaaggtttaacaactcatgtcaagtgttccaaccctattatacatcaaaatcaaagtccggaatctccactctaatcacgatctttcttcatctcctcaaccctgaacctgtcccacctgttgtcatgtacacatacagacaagacaacagccggataattccggtgagaatataatcccagtataaatcaacgaaacatgcaatcatataaacaaatataaagcatgtaatcaagtaacagatatatgtatcaacatctgaaacataatcaatatcaaactgtcgacaatgctcgtgactccacgactcagactagactcaatcctagcctagggatcccggtttccagacattggcattccatatcgaccaacagtgatagaaaagactccagttctatccacgtcgatatagcatcGATTACCAGtcatagaagaagctctgtttctatccacatcagtatagtatcgatcaccagtaatagaagaaactccaattctatccacatcgatataacatcgatcaacaataatagaagaagttataattctatacaaatcgatacaatactgatcaccggtaatagaatgagctataattctatccacatcgatagccaattatctaGCGACAGACGATGACACTTCCGCCagtacaatatctcatgacatcgtgcaatgtgcccgtggtgatcccaccactatcagtcacttctgtcataagactactcgtctaatacctgctatctataaatcaagagaacaagtatatcaaccaaatcaatgcaatatcaatgcaataaagtaaagtatgtgatttagggaaactcaagtctaaaccgactcaagtcgatctcccaataccacattgacttatacctttctttcgtcggtttctggctcagtcgaagtcctgaattcacagtctgtctggcaatgacaatatcaataatctcatgtcactataccgttcaaatcaataacaatctgatcaatcttgatttaattcaaaatcaacggcataacggtacaatttcaatatcctcgtcaatacaacatcaccagataatagttacaatccataactcatatccaatacattctataatcaatccataatccaaatccgTCCCAAAATCAATCCatatattctgaaaaatcataacaattccataatcaatctgtttcttaatctgacttcgattctacgatgtctaacatatcaagaacatcatatatgaatcctattcaattctgacaatagcataatttcaaagtctgtcaaaacgtagcaaaactttcctcaagttgtagcctacgttgataggattgcagtactgaagtcagattacaattcggacAGACGGATTGAATTATAaagacgtaaggatttttcCATACTTCACAGAGACTTGAAGGAAATCTCGATTCTTGCTTCCAAATTCTGAAGAAACGAAATTCTATTTccttatatatattgcatgcaaaattCCATACGTGTCATCCTCACAATTCGCCCAaatcctctcgcgcatatgcgcgcattgtcttcgcgcatatgcgcgagaccatgTCTCGGCGCGTGCTGCACacctcgcctcgcgcatatgcgcgaacctatcggcgcatatgcgcgaggtcctgtGCGATTTTGGGGTACCTACTgcctccttcgcgcatatgcgctcattcactccgcgcatatgcgcgaagcctaCTGCCTGTTGTGCGCATGAGCGCGCAttggttcgcgcatgtgcgccacagctactgtcctcgcacattaaaatcttattttgtgtcccgattaatcctttcataatcacattaaattataaatcaataattacagattaataggattaaatttccgggcattacatttctccccctctaagatacgatttcgtcctcgaaatcatcgataatcaaatcatatcattaagaaATAATGTAATTACAATCGAGTACATATTTACATCAGtggaacaatgctgggaattcttgtctcatatcagattcagtctcccaagtagcttcttcaacaccatgacaagtccattgtactttcaccaactgaatcatcttcgttctgagctgtttttctttacgatcgataatccggatcggcttcacgacataactcaatgtctcatccagctcagtctcgtctggttgaataacatgtgaatcatcagggagatatttcctcagaatcgatacatgaaaaacatcatgtattccagataatgaaggcggaaaagcgagtcgataggcacgatctcctatcttttcaagaatttcataaggacccacatatcttggagacaattttcctttcttgccgaatCTGAAAACTcccctgaaaggagaaatcttcaggaacactcggtctcctgcctcaaataccaacggtcgtcgccgaaggttggcatatttggcttgtcggtcctgagctgccttcattttcttctgaatcaatttcactttttcagtcatatctctgatcatgtcaggtccagtctcaggaacttcagagatatcatcccagtaaagaggggatctgcatttctttccgtacaacgcttcgaatggagccatctcaatacttgtctgatagctattgttgtacgaaaattcataaagaggcaatgcatcttgccaactagtgctaaaatccagcactacagctctcagcatatcttccaatgtctggatcgtacgttctgactgtccgtcggtctgtggatgatatgcggtactcagatatAATTTCGTACCGAGaacttgctgcaaactctgccagaagtgcgaagtaaaccgagtatctcggtctgaaacaatcgatttCGGCACTCTATGCAATCTAACAACTTCtttgacatagatatcggccatctgatcgtatctatacgtcattttgtatgaaatgaaacatgcagatttggtcaatcgatccatcacgacccaaatcgaatcacaacctctggaggatctcggtaactatgtcacaaagtccatggaaatgtgatctcatttccattcaggaatggacaaactttgCAACAATCCtcatggtttctttctttcagctttcacatgttggaaattcagacacttggctacaaattcagtcacatcagatttcatttgttttcaccaatactgtgtctttacatcattgtacattttcctgccaccaggatgaatgctaaaacgactgttgtgcgcttctgtcaatatctgttgtttcaaatccgaaacattcggcacaactagacgattattcacatacaaaatgccatttctcacctgatattccgattgatgtcccgCTTTAACCATAACAATCGATTAtcgtatattctgatcacctttctgagctgctttaattctcaaaatcagctgtggttcagcttgaatagtatataatctcataggtctcctatctgtctcaaatactaatccagacaaacagcagtcttcaatcaaattcgaaacacccatagtcgataaggatagagagcatacctttcgactcagtgcatatgctgctgcattggacttccctggatagtatttgatctcacaatcaaagtctttcaataaatccagccatctccgctgtctcatattcaactctgattgtgaaaacagatatttcaagcttttgtgatcagaataaatctcgaatttctcaccgtacaaataatgtcgccatatcttcagtgcaaagactatggctgccaattccagatcatgaattgggtaacgagattcatgggatttcagttgtcttgaggcatacgcgatcacatgccctcgctgcatcaaaacacaacccaatcctcggtgagatgcatcacagtaaacaacaaatccaccagtgcctgaaggaatcgtcaacacaggcgcactggtcaatctctttttcaattccaaaaaactggattcacagtcttctgaccaaacaaacggagtattcttctgagttaactgcgtaattggtttggcaatactcgaaaaatctttaatgaatcggtgataatatcctgccaaacccatgaaactgcgaatctccggcacagatgtaggtctcggccaactaatcacggcttcaaccttactgggatcaactgatataccatctcccgatataatatgacccagaaacacaacctgtttcatccagaactcgcatttcgacaatttagcatacagtttctctgccctcaaaattctcaacacagtcctcagatgattagcatgttccatcatattctttgaatagatcaatatatcatcaatgaatatgataacgaaatcatccaaatatttctgaaagacgcggttcatcaatcccataaataccgctggtgcattcgtcaaaccaaaaggcatgacaataaactcatagtatccatacctggttctgaatgctgtctttgagatatcagaatccctgactctcaattgatggtatccagatctcaagtcgatcttggaatacacagatgaaccctgcaactgatcaaacaaatcatcaatccgaggcaatggatatttattctttaccgttgccttgttcagttgacggtagtcgatacaaagtctcatcgacccgtctttcttcctcacgaatagtactggagcaccccaaggagatacactcggtctgatatatcccttggccagtaaatcctccaactattctttcaactctttcaactcgatcggtgccattcggtatggagctctcgaaatcggaactgttcctggcatcaattctatgctgaagtctatctctcgaatcggaggcaatccaggaatctcatctggaaagacatcagcaaactcacacaccactggcaagtccgccaatgatgggctcgatttcagtaaatcaactgaatataccaggaacccatccgctcccttctgcaataatcgagtcatattcatagcagatatcaaaggaattctagcacgagaacccttaccataaaatttccactcctcagccatctcaggtctgaatcggacaatcttatggaaacaatcgactgtagccctaTACTTGGTTaacgtatcgataccgataatacaatcaaaatcagatatcccaagcacaatacagtccaactcaatcgtatgcccatcgtactgcagtatactagatttaacagatttcactgacatcaaacctgtccctaacggagaagagacagacactaccgcagacaatgactcaatggtaacgcatgactcaatgcaaatctctcagaaataaaagtatgcgatgcaccagtgtcaatcagtacatatgcaggataaccagaaataaaacagttacctgccacgacatcatcaggtgcatcctgtgcttgctcctcagtcaaagcgaatagtcgggcctgctgtcgaggaggttggctcgctgtctggctccctcctggcctctgctgtgactgagtagacggtgctggctgaaaggaatgaatggcagaagatcgtctacctgtctgagccgctgatccagacgACTCAGCAGCCTGGGATCCCTGAgcacctcgctgtggacacactcgggcaaagtgtccatgaTGTTTACAAATGCGAcagttgccgaacactcctcggcactgctcagtggaatgcttccctccacaagtgctacagtagggtcctgtgtaactctggccctgaccagtctgtctagagccactcgaactggatgagctacttccagctttcttgaatttctttccCTTAGCTTTCatgaagtctttcttcccactaccaCTGCCGCTTTCAAATCGGGGAGCTGGTGGAGGCAGCTGTGatctcggtgctgaaggcacaaacgaagcctctctctgtctcattaaaccggcctcggctcccttggctcggttcaaggcatcggtgaaattgtttggcctcccggtattcaccaaggtaaagatttcaggatttaggccatttataaactggtccgcaacggcctcatcatgctcagccatatgaggagcaaatcgaagcagagtagagaacttagccacatattcctcaatgtttaactggccctgtctcaagttggcgAACTCGGCTCctttgtccttcctatatgaaactggaaagaaccgttgataaaattcagttctaaacacattccaggtaatggtcgtacctcgttgttccaatgctcgtttcgtcgtgatccaccagtttttagcaacgtcatgcagctggtgtccgatcagtttcaccctcttttcatcagtatactccaaagattcgaacattatttcaatatcatccaaccagctttcacattccacggagttctccgtaccCTTCAAAGTCGGGGGACGGAaggactgaaatcttttcaacaatttctccatGGGAATAGCTgacacatccatgggaggatttgaaGTACTACCCTATTcaggtactcttctcggaggcatatctgataatcgaagaggttagtaattccaaataccacttactagtttcaatcctcctcggaccatcttacagctgatccattccaaataatacacaataccatatcaaaatcagatattcaggcaaatatgtattaaaataggaattcatgctagcaatcaaaagcaggaaagaaaacctcaatctaccccgctcactagctcctatctcaatctcaaggatctattgctctgataccacctgttgtagggacccggacgctaatcaagttcttaatcatcattgggactaattagtcaattataaaacagagtctaaatttttttttttttaaattgcggaacgtagtgacatacaacagatacacatctcagtatataaaatacaatacaagtcctgtactgcctgcattcaaactaaactaaggtttaacaactcatgtcaagtgttccaaccctattatacatcaaaatcaaagtccggaatctccactctaatcacgatctttcttcatctcctcaaccctgaacctgtcccacctgttgtcatgtacacatacaaacaagacaacagccggataattccggtgagaatataatcccagtataaatcaacgaaacatgcaatcatataaacaaatataaagcatgtaatcaagtaattgatatatgtatcaacatctgaaacataatcaatatcaaactgtcgacaatgctcgtgactccacgactcagactagactcaatcctagcctagggatcccggtttccagacattggcattccatatcgaccaacagtaatagaaaagactccagttctatccacgtcgatatagcatcgattaccagtaatagaaaaagctctgtttctatccacattagtatagtatcgatcaccagtaatagaagaaactccaattttatccacatcgatataacatcgatcaacaataatagaagaagttataattctatccaaatcgatacaatactgatcaccggtaatagaaggagctataattctatccacatcgatagccaattatccagcgACAGACGATGACACTTCCGCCagtacaatatctcatgacatcgtgcaatgtgcccgtggtgatcccaccactatcagtcacttctgtcataagactactcgtctaatacctgctatctataaatcaagagaacaagtatatcaaccaaatcaatgcaatatcaatgcaataaagtaaagtatgtgatttacggaaactcaagtctaaaccgactcaagtcgatctcccaataccacattgacttatacctttctttcgtcggtttctggctcagtcgaagtcctgaattcacagtctgtctggcaatgacaatatcaataatctcatgtcactataccgttcaaatcaataacaatctgatcaatcttgatttaattcaaaatcaacggcataacggtacaatttcaatatcctcgtcaatacaacatcaccagataatagttacaatccataactcatatccaatacattctataatcaatccataatccaaatccgTCCCAAAATCAATCCatatattctgaaaaatcataacaattccataatcaatctgtttcttaatctgacttcgattctacgatgtctaacatatcaagaacatcatatatgaatcctattcaattctgacaatagcataatttcaaagcctgtcaaaacgtagcaaaactttcctcaagttgt
This is a stretch of genomic DNA from Primulina eburnea isolate SZY01 chromosome 11, ASM2296580v1, whole genome shotgun sequence. It encodes these proteins:
- the LOC140805430 gene encoding uncharacterized protein produces the protein MRKVISVDGTFLKCKYRGCLLVATAQDGDFHQFPIAWAIVDSENDDSWTWFMQKLKEFINDDLNLAYKVSEFDELYGCLKERYPNIASYLEMHSSPDKWSRAYSPGARYNIMTTNGVESINAKLKTEREMLIVALLDAIHKLTSKWFNMHRNAAGSATKTLTPSTEAILRANFTLSQRLKASQLNSFEYHVYDDGKDEVVNLSDRSCSCRVFQIDKIPCAHAIAAIYGAKLDLYDFCSPYYSSQMWALAYADTIYSVPIANEWNIPDHFKYNVLPPDVKGKRGRAQKERIPSIGGVWSEAK